A window from Solanum stenotomum isolate F172 chromosome 5, ASM1918654v1, whole genome shotgun sequence encodes these proteins:
- the LOC125866274 gene encoding transcription factor bHLH106-like has product MQQQQDFQENLESCNYFSKNKSSSSDNNMMGDYYGFDIEAIKSFCSSSPFYPHHHPVEIQETIKSNNNNNSPEARAKNHKEAERRRRERINSHLHSLRTLLSCNSKLDKASLLAKVVQRVRELKEQTSQIMQSETNLLFPSETDEISVLSSNDCLADGRLLIKASLCCEDRFDLIPDLIETLKSLGLSPIRAEMVTLGGRIRNVIVLAVDHKSNNNNTDDDESSLLFLRDALRSIVQRSSYGTGERGKRRRVLGQGTRNY; this is encoded by the exons atgcaacaacaacaagacTTTCAAGAAAACTTGGAATCTTGCAATTATTTCTCCAAAAATAAATCATCATCAAGTGATAATAATATGATGGGAGATTATTATGGTTTTGATATTGAAGCTATTAAAAGTTTTTGTAGCTCTTCCCCATTTTACCCTCATCATCATCCTGTGGAAATTCAAGAAACTataaagagtaataataataataatagtccAGAAGCTAGAGCTAAGAATCATAAAGAAgctgaaagaagaagaagagaaaggatTAATTCTCATCTTCATAGCCTCAGAACCCTACTTTCTTGCAATTCTAAG TTAGATAAAGCTTCATTACTAGCCAAAGTTGTTCAACGTGTGAGGGAACTCAAAGAACAAACTTCACAAATTATGCAAAGTGAAACAAACTTATTATTCCCTTCAGAAACTGATGAAATCAGTGTGTTATCATCAAATGATTGTTTAGCTGATGGAAGATTACTCATTAAGGCCTCTCTTTGTTGTGAGGATCGATTTGATCTCATCCCTGACCTAATCGAAACCCTAAAATCACTCGGATTAAGTCCTATAAGAGCGGAAATGGTCACGTTAGGAGGGAGAATTCGTAATGTGATTGTATTAGCTGTTGATCATAAgagtaataataacaatactGATGATGATGAATCGTCGTTGTTGTTCTTGAGAGATGCTTTGAGGTCTATAGTTCAACGTTCGAGTTATGGTACTGGTGAACGAGGTAAAAGACGAAGAGTATTAGGTCAAGGAACAAGAAATTACTAG